The following coding sequences are from one Cenarchaeum symbiosum A window:
- a CDS encoding adenylate cyclase (COG2114): MACTGPVRYAPGRRLPNGNRYFWPPCMTTHENTQACRAGGPMMAAGEDHAVPIVDMLLSRSGTPVVDSETLITEIQKRVWGALRKGYEYSGPFDESENYLRSHVFSKIEMGVMYVDLVGSTDMTLELPEEKIATIISSFAQEMAYVVRRYGGFVLKFVGDAVIAFFAGGDSLRIADTVVECAKSMITAVKDGINPILNQYDYPDLRIKVGIDHGRALVVRYGADEARAPVDLIGPVLNIAAKIQSHAKPGQVLIGIDVYDRLHPARQGSFEKIEWKGTDWKYRSRRTGEIYGVYGYKG; the protein is encoded by the coding sequence ATGGCATGCACAGGCCCCGTGCGATACGCCCCGGGCCGGCGGCTCCCAAATGGGAACCGTTATTTTTGGCCGCCGTGCATGACAACGCATGAAAACACACAGGCCTGCCGCGCCGGGGGGCCGATGATGGCCGCCGGGGAGGATCATGCCGTTCCAATAGTGGACATGCTGCTCAGCCGGAGCGGCACGCCCGTGGTAGATTCCGAGACCCTGATCACCGAGATACAAAAGAGGGTCTGGGGTGCCCTCCGGAAGGGCTATGAATACTCGGGGCCGTTTGATGAATCCGAGAACTATCTGAGATCGCACGTCTTCTCCAAGATAGAAATGGGCGTAATGTACGTGGACCTTGTGGGCTCTACCGACATGACGCTGGAGCTGCCAGAGGAGAAGATAGCCACTATAATCAGCTCGTTTGCGCAGGAGATGGCCTATGTGGTCCGGCGCTACGGGGGCTTTGTGCTGAAATTTGTAGGCGATGCTGTGATCGCGTTTTTTGCCGGGGGCGACTCGCTTAGGATAGCCGATACGGTAGTAGAGTGCGCAAAATCCATGATAACTGCAGTCAAAGACGGGATAAACCCGATACTCAACCAGTACGACTACCCGGATCTTCGGATCAAGGTGGGCATAGACCACGGCAGGGCGCTTGTAGTCAGGTATGGCGCAGACGAGGCCCGCGCCCCCGTCGACCTGATAGGCCCCGTCCTGAACATAGCCGCAAAGATCCAGTCGCACGCAAAGCCCGGCCAGGTGCTCATAGGAATAGACGTCTACGACCGGCTGCACCCCGCAAGGCAGGGCTCGTTTGAAAAGATAGAATGGAAAGGAACAGACTGGAAGTACCGCTCGAGGAGAACAGGGGAGATCTACGGGGTATACGGGTACAAGGGCTAG
- a CDS encoding methylmalonyl-CoA epimerase/lactoylglutathione lyase (COG0346), producing MQVRRVGNIILAVKDIDQSLEFYHEVIGLPIKRQRRAWVDLGTTGALLSLHPASLTAEHVGGSLDNGITIGFLVGDIKSALDEMRAKGVTVHREIVERVPGKNAIVLDPDGYLVSLFEPNPADKSEQTGGYHGFTPA from the coding sequence ATGCAGGTAAGAAGGGTCGGAAACATCATACTCGCGGTCAAGGATATAGACCAGTCCCTCGAGTTCTACCACGAGGTGATAGGTCTCCCCATAAAGAGGCAGAGAAGGGCCTGGGTGGACCTTGGCACAACGGGGGCGCTGCTCAGCCTGCACCCGGCATCACTTACCGCAGAGCATGTCGGGGGGTCGCTCGACAACGGGATAACCATAGGCTTTCTGGTCGGCGACATAAAATCGGCGCTCGACGAGATGCGCGCCAAGGGCGTCACAGTCCACAGGGAGATAGTCGAGCGCGTGCCCGGAAAAAACGCCATAGTATTGGATCCAGACGGCTATCTTGTATCATTGTTCGAGCCAAACCCGGCAGACAAATCAGAGCAGACAGGCGGGTACCACGGGTTCACGCCGGCCTAG